TCATTGCCCCGATTCCCAAAAATATCAAAGGTGGATACCAACCATTTTGTACCCCATGATACAGGATATTCAATACACTGCCCGACTCGTAGATTCCTATCGAAAGCCCCGGATAAAAAGGAATATTTCCTATGATCATTCCGAATCCGATGGGAATTAATAGTAAAGGCTCGTATTCTTTAGCGATAGCAAGGGCAATAAAAATCAAGCCTATGCATATCATGACCAAATGTCCCCAGGTAAAATTCGCGAATGCGGTATACTCGAAAAACTGAAACATTTGATTCTTTACAAAGTCGAGAAAACCCGAAGATGCCTCTAATGTTACCATAATTTTATTCTCCTATAACGATTAACACATCTCCTTCCATAACAGCGCTACCTTTACTGATCTTTATTTCACTGATAGTACCTGCTTTGTCGGATTCTATATTATTTTCCATCTTCATGGCTTCAAGCATCAAAACCTTGTCACCTATACTGACTTTATCACCTACTTTTACAAATATTTCTAGTATAGTCCCCGGAAGCGGAGATTTGATAGTGCCTGTTTTTGATGTTGCTTTGACCGCCGCCCCCTGGTCTGTCGATGGGACAGCTACCGGACGGACTAATTTTGGGGTTTTCGGTTGTTTAATTTCCTTATCAACAATTACACTGTAGGGAGTTCCGTTTACTTCTAATTGTATGGTTTGTTCCTCAACACTGTTGATTTC
This portion of the Bacteroidales bacterium genome encodes:
- a CDS encoding biotin/lipoyl-binding protein encodes the protein MNSVEEQTIQLEVNGTPYSVIVDKEIKQPKTPKLVRPVAVPSTDQGAAVKATSKTGTIKSPLPGTILEIFVKVGDKVSIGDKVLMLEAMKMENNIESDKAGTISEIKISKGSAVMEGDVLIVIGE